CACCACTGTACCAATGTTGAATTAATCACGGGCGATGCCTCCAGAGGATGGCTGGAACAGGCACCTTATGATGTGATGGTATTCACCGGTTCTCTGGAAAATCTGCAGGAAACACATCGTCTGCAGCTGCTATCAGGGGGAAGATTATTTGCCATTATAGGTAAAGAACCGGTGATGCAAGGTCAATTACACAGCCTGGATCATGAGAATAAATGGCATACAAAAATACTTTTTGAAACTAATCTACCTCCTTTAATTGATAAATTGAAACCGAAAGAATTTGTTTTCTAGGACAAGCTCGTATGAAAAAAACGCTGTTATGCTTGATGTTAACTGTTGGTTTATCTTCCTTGTCCCATGCTACGGATTTAATGGATATTTATCAACAGGCATTGGAAAATGATCCTACATTTAAGCAAGCCTACAGCACCTACATGTCCAATACAGAAGCTATTCCACAAGCTCGTGCAGCATTATATCCGCAGTTAACAGTCAATACTCAAGCGGCTCGAAATGTTGAAAATGTCAGCGCGGGCGGGGGAAGTGTTGAAGCAACTTATAACAGCAACCAATGGCAAGTTACCACCTCTCAGGCTATTTTCAATTATCAAGCCTGGGCACAGGTTCAACAAGCCAAAGCATCGGTTAAAGCGGCACAAGCTACGTTTAATGATGCGGCTCAGGATTTAATCTTACGTACAGCTAAAGCTTATTTTGATGTGCTTTTGGCTAGAGATACGCTTAATTTCGCAGAAGCAAAATTACGCGCTAACAGACGCCAGTTTGAACAAGCAGAACAGCGCTTTAAAGTCGGTTTGGATGCGATTACTTCCGTTTATGAAGCAAAAGCAGCTTATGATCAATCCGTTGCTGAGGTTATTTCAGCGAGAAATAATCAAATTAATCGTAATGAAGATCTACGCAAATTAACCAATCATATTTATGAAAACCTAGCGCCCCTTCGCAACAGTACTATTCCGTTAATTAAACCTGAACCTGATAATGTGGATGAGTGGGTAAATACTGGATTATTGCAAAACTATAGACTTTTTGCCTCCAAATATAGTCTGGAAGCTGCACGGGAAAAAATCAAAGTTCAGGCAGCAGGTGGTTGGCCAACTCTGGCTATTCAAGGAAATGCAGCTCAGACGCACAATCATTCGTCGAGCACATCCTTTTTCATTCCCTCAAAACAGGGTTCAGCGAGTGTTGCTATTGCACTAAATTTCCCCGTTTTCCAAGGTGGATTAGTTCAATCCCAAACCAGGCAAGCTCAATTTGATTTTCAAACGTCCAGTCAACAATTGGAGCAAACCTACCGTGATGTCGTCGTGAATAGCCGTATTGCTTTCAACACTATTATTGATGGGATTAGTAAGGTCAAAGCCGATAGACAAACTATTGTTTCTCAACAAAATTCTTTAGAGAGTACCGAGGCTCAATTTCAAGTGGGTACCCGTACCATGGTTGATGTTGTCAATGCACAACGACGTCTGTTTGAAGCCCAGGAACAATTAGCTCGTGATCAATATAATTTGATTAACGCCCTATTAAATTTAAAATACCTTGCGGGTACTTTAAACGTCAATGATCTAGAAGAAGTAAATGCTTGGTTGGAAACAACGCGAATCAATGCCTTTCCATGCCCAGTACCACGTAAAATCAACGTTAAAAAAGTTAAAGTAACCGTTGCCAAACCAGCAACCACAGGACCCTTTAAAAAATCTGCGGTTAAAGCTGCTGTCGTCTCAAACCCAGCAGATACTCGTAATGACAAGAATTAAAATTGCTATGTCTTATTTTGGAATTTTTGGATTTAAAAACAAGTCTAGAAACAGATTTTATAGTCAATTCGCTGCATTTTGCGATAAACTTACACTTTTACACTTTTAGTTCCAGGTTGTTCTTTTATGTCCGCTACTCCTTCATTTGTTGAAAAAAAGCTCTTACATTACACAGGTAAAGCCATTGCCGATTTTAATATGATTCAACGAGGCGATCGGGTTATGGTTTGTTTGTCTGGGGGAAAGGATTCATTTACCTTACTTACACTTTTACACACGTTACGGCGTCGCTCAAATAACAAGTTTGACATTTTTGCTTTTACTTTGGATCAAGCACAGCCCGGTTGGGATGATAGTAAGCTGCGTCAATGGCTAAGTGAACGAAACATTCCTCATGAGATTCTGACACGCGATACCTACAGTATTGTTAAAGAGAAAATTCCTGAAGGCAAAACCTATTGCTCATTATGTTCAAGACTGCGCAGAGGGATAATCTATCGTTACGCTGAAGAACATGGATTTACCAAAATTGCT
This region of Legionella clemsonensis genomic DNA includes:
- a CDS encoding TolC family outer membrane protein, which encodes MKKTLLCLMLTVGLSSLSHATDLMDIYQQALENDPTFKQAYSTYMSNTEAIPQARAALYPQLTVNTQAARNVENVSAGGGSVEATYNSNQWQVTTSQAIFNYQAWAQVQQAKASVKAAQATFNDAAQDLILRTAKAYFDVLLARDTLNFAEAKLRANRRQFEQAEQRFKVGLDAITSVYEAKAAYDQSVAEVISARNNQINRNEDLRKLTNHIYENLAPLRNSTIPLIKPEPDNVDEWVNTGLLQNYRLFASKYSLEAAREKIKVQAAGGWPTLAIQGNAAQTHNHSSSTSFFIPSKQGSASVAIALNFPVFQGGLVQSQTRQAQFDFQTSSQQLEQTYRDVVVNSRIAFNTIIDGISKVKADRQTIVSQQNSLESTEAQFQVGTRTMVDVVNAQRRLFEAQEQLARDQYNLINALLNLKYLAGTLNVNDLEEVNAWLETTRINAFPCPVPRKINVKKVKVTVAKPATTGPFKKSAVKAAVVSNPADTRNDKN